A portion of the Limanda limanda chromosome 3, fLimLim1.1, whole genome shotgun sequence genome contains these proteins:
- the LOC132998934 gene encoding tripartite motif-containing protein 16-like, whose translation MAQQENQLARERFCCPICLDLLKDPVTTGCGHSYCRSCINTHWDNGEERGSYSCPKCRQTFTLRPVLKISTMLADLVEELKKIGLKAAPADHCYAGPEDVACDVCTGRKLKALKSCLDCLVSYCDKHLQPHFQLAPYKKHKLVEPSEKLQENICSHHDEVMKMFCRTDQQCICFLCSVEEHKDHDTVSAAAERTERQRELGLRRQTIQQRVQDTEKNVKLLQQEEEAINGSADKAVEDSEEIFTELIRLQEKRSSDVKQQIRSLQETEVSRVRELQERLEQEITELKRKDHELKQISDTEDHNQFLHNYLSLSPLSESTHSSSIRIRPLRNFEDMTAAVAQVRGRLQDILSETETKSLQIVSRVDVLLPQPEPETRADFLRYSKEITLDLNTAHKRLLLSEGNRKVTFMCEKQSYSDHPDRFTGTTQVLSRESLTGRCYWEVEVGGGGGVYVAVTYKNISRAGGSECIFGFNYKSWSLSCFGNGYIFYYNSIRTLVSCPLSSRVGVYLDHSAGVLSFYSVSDTMTLLHRVQTTFTQPLYAGVRVGYGSTAEFCKLDSSH comes from the coding sequence atggcgcagcaagaaaatcaactggccagagaaagattctgctgtccgatctgtctggatctactgaaggatccggtgactactggctgtggacacagctactgtaggagctgtattaacacccactgggacaatggggaggagagaggaagctacagctgccctaagtgtagacagaccttcacactgAGGCCTGTCCTGAAGAtaagcaccatgttagctgatttagtggaggagctgaagaagattGGACTcaaagctgctcctgctgatcactgctatgctggacctgaagatgtggcctgtgatgtttgcactgggagaaaactgaaagctctcaagtcctgtttggatTGTTTGGTCTCTTATTGTGacaaacacctccagcctcattttCAGTTAGCTCCAtataagaagcacaagctggtggagccctcggagaagctccaggagaacatctgctctcatcacgacgaggtgatgaagatgttctgccgcactgatcagcagtgtatctgttttctctgctctgtggaggaacataaagatcacgacacagtgtcagctgcagcagaaaggactgagaggcagagagagctcgggctgaggagacaaacaatccagcagagagtccaggacacagagaaaaacgtgaagctgcttcaacaggaggaggaggccatcaatggctctgctgacaaagcagtggaggacagtgaggagatcttcactgagctgatccgtctgcaggagaaaagaagctctgatgtgaagcagcagatcagatccctgcaggaaactgaagtgagtcgagtcagagagcttcaggagagactggagcaggagatcactgagctgaagaggaaagaccatgaactgaagcagatctcagacacagaggatcacaaccagtttctacacaactacctctcactgtcaccactcagtgaatctacacactcatccagcatcaggatccgtcctctgaggaactttgaggacatgacagcagctgtggcacaggtcagaggtcgactacaggacattctgagtgagacagaaacaaagagtttacagattgtgtctcgagtggatgttttactgccacaaccagagccagagaccagagctgacttcttaagatattcaaaggaaatcacactggatctaaacacagcacacaaacgtctgttattatctgagggaaacagaaaagtaacatttatgtgtgaaaaacagtcttattctgatcacccagacagattcactggtacaactcaggtcctgagtagagagagtctgactgggcgttgttactgggaggtggaggtgggggggggaggaggagtatatgtagcagtcacatacaagaatatcagcagggCAGGAGGCTCAGAATGTATATTTGGATTCAAttataaatcttggtcattatcttgTTTTGGAAACGGTTAtatcttttattacaacagcatcaggaCTCTAGTgtcatgtcctctgtcctccagagtaggagtgtacctggatcacagtgcaggtgttctgtccttctacagcgtctctgacaccatgactctcctccacagagtccagaccacattcactcagcctctctatgctggagttagggttggttatggatccacagctgagttctgtaaactagactcgagtcattaa
- the LOC132999085 gene encoding tripartite motif-containing protein 16-like: MAQQGNQLHRERFCCSICLDLLKDPVTTCCRHSYCKSCINTHWDKEEERGSYSCPQCRQTFTPSPVLVKNTMLADLVEELKKTGLHAAPADHCYAGPEDVACDVCTGRKLKALKSCLVCLVSYCEKHLQPHFQLAPFKKHKLVEPWKLQENICSRHDEVMKMFCRTDQQCICYLCSVEEHKDHDTVSAAAERTERQRELGLRRQTIQQRVQDTQKNVKLLQQEEEAVNGSADKAVEDSEEIFTELIRVLEKRSSDVKQQIRSLQETEVSRVRELQERLEQEITELKRKDHELKQLSDTEDHNQFLHNYPSLSPLSESTHSSSMRIRPLRDFEDVTAAVAQVRGQLQDILSETETEILQIVSRVDVLLRQPEPEPETRADFLKYSQEITLDPNTVHRRLLLAEGNRKVTCMSEDQFYSDHPDRFTVCFQVLSRESLTGRCYWEVEVGVGLGVGVVVAYKNIRRAGSECRFGLNDKSWSLYFNINSYEFHYNGINTLLAGPVPSRVGVYLDHSAGVLYFYRVSDTMTLLHRVQTTFTQPLYAGVSVYYGSTAEFFKLK; encoded by the coding sequence atggcgcagcaaggaAATCAACTGCACAGAGAAAGATTttgctgttcgatctgtctggatctactgaaggatccggtgactacttgCTGtcgacacagctactgtaagagttGTATTAACACCCAttgggacaaagaggaagagagaggaagctacagctgccctcagtgtagacagaccttcacaccgagtcCTGTCCTggtgaaaaacaccatgttagctgatttagtggaggagctgaagaagactggactccatgctgctcctgctgatcactgctatgctggacctgaagatgtggcctgtgatgtctgtactgggagaaaactgaaagctctcaagtcctgtttggtttgtttggtctcttattgtgaaaaacacctccagcctcattttCAGTTAgctccatttaagaagcacaagctggtggagccctggaagctccaggagaacatctgctctcgtcacgacgaggtgatgaagatgttctgccgcactgatcagcagtgtatctgttatctctgctctgtggaggaacataaagatcacgacacagtgtcagctgcagcagaaaggacggagaggcagagagagctcgggctgaggagacaaacaatccagcagagagtccaggacacacagaaaaacgtgaagctgcttcaacaggaggaggaggccgtcaatggttctgctgataaagcagtggaggacagtgaggagatcttcactgagctgatccgtgtgctggagaaaagaagctctgatgtgaagcagcagatcagatccctgcaggaaactgaagtgagtcgagtcagagagcttcaggagagactggagcaggagatcactgagctcaagaggaaagaccatgaactgaagcagctctcagacacagaggatcacaaccagtttctacacaactacccctcactgtcaccactcagtgaatctacacactcatccagcatgaggatccgtcctctgagggactttgaggacgtgacagcagctgtggcacaggtcagaggtcaactacAGGACATtttgagtgagacagagacagagattttacagattgtgtctcgagtggatgttttactgcgacaaccagagccagagccagagaccagagctgacttcctaaaatattcacaggaaatcacactggatccaaacacagtacacagacgtctgttattagctgagggaaacagaaaagtaacatgtatgAGTGAAGATCAGTTTTATTccgatcacccagacagattcactgtttgttttcaggtcctgagtagagagagtctgactggacgttgttactgggaggtggaggtgggggtgggatTAGGAGTTGGTGTAGtagtcgcatacaagaatatcagaagagcagGCAGTGAATGTAGATTTGGactcaatgataaatcttggtcattatattttaatataaacagTTATGAGTTTCATTACAACGGCATCAACACTCTACTGGCAGGTCCTGTgccctccagagtaggagtgtacctggatcacagtgcaggtgttctgtatttctacagagtctctgacaccatgactctcctccacagagtccagaccacattcactcagcctctctatgctggagttagtgTTTATtatggatccacagctgagttctttAAACTCAAATAA